One genomic region from Pristiophorus japonicus isolate sPriJap1 chromosome 27, sPriJap1.hap1, whole genome shotgun sequence encodes:
- the fibpa gene encoding fibroblast growth factor (acidic) intracellular binding protein a → MAVELDVFVGNTTLIDKDVYQLWLDGYSVNDAVAIRVQSGILEQAGTTPDVLESDTMDHYRAFQMLERLLHSPPKLINQLLFQIPPPMQAMLIEKYYTFEEPFVREVLGKKLSKGTKKDLDDVSTKTAITLKSCRRQFDNFKRVFKVVEEMKGPLVENIQQNFLLSDRLAGDYAAVVFFANSRFETGKKKLQYLTFEDFACCAEQLIQNWTLGAVDSMADDMDVDLDREFLQDLKDLKVLITDKDLLDQHKSLVCTALRGKVTIFTEMESSFKNLSRGLINIATKLIHTKDVRDLFVDLVEKFIEPCKSDRWNINDVCLFLTQYTNTARALDAFKHQCLWERYMGTVKSCILKMYHD, encoded by the exons ATGGCGGTGGAGCTGGACGTGTTTGTGGGGAACACGACGCTGATCGACAAGGACGTGTATCAGCTCTGGCTCGATGGCTATTCAG TCAACGATGCCGTGGCAATCCGGGTGCAGAGCGGGATATTGGAGCAGGCCGGCACCACCCCGGACGTCCTGGAGAGCGACACGATGGACCATTACCGCGCCTTCCAGATGTTGGAGAGGCTGCTGCACAGTCCTCCCAAGCTCATCAACCAGCTCCTCTTCCAGATCCCCCCACCCATGCAGGCCATGCTGATCGAGAA ATATTACACCTTTGAAGAGCCGTTTGTGCGGGAGGTTCTGGGGAAGAAGCTGTCGAAAGGCACCAAGAAAGACCTCGATGATGTCAGCACTAAGACAGCCATCACGCTGAAGAGCTGCCGCAGGCAG TTTGACAACTTCAAGCGAGTGTTTAAGGTGGTCGAGGAGATGAAGGGACCTCTGGTGGAGAACATTCAACAGAACTTCCTGCTTTCTGACCGGCTGGCTGG tgaTTACGCAGCCGTGGTGTTCTTCGCCAACAGTCGGTTCGAGACCGGCAAGAAGAAGCTGCAATACCTGACCTTCGAGGACTTTGCCTGCTGTGCGGAACAGCTGATTCAGAACTGGACGCTGGGAGCTGTGG ATTCCATGGCGGACGACATGGATGTAGACCTGGACCGAGAATTCTTGCAGGATCTGAAAGATCTCAAAGTGCTGATCACTGACAAGGATCTACTAGATCAGCACAAAAG CCTGGTGTGCACAGCACTGAGGGGCAAGGTCACCATCTTCACCGAAATGGAATCAAGCTTTAAG AATCTGTCTCGGGGTCTGATCaacattgccaccaagctcatccaCACGAAGGACGTTCGTGATCTCTTCGTTGACCTGGTGGAGAAG tttatCGAGCCGTGTAAATCTGACCGGTGGAACATCAACGACGTCTGCCTTTTCCTTACGCAGTACACCAACACTGCCCGGGCTCTCGACGCCTTTAA ACACCAGTGCCTGTGGGAGCGGTACATGGGCACCGTGAAAAGTTGCATCCTGAAGATGTATCACGACTGA
- the ccdc85b gene encoding coiled-coil domain-containing protein 85B → MSTGDLSLSGTTGAADGETLPPDLGRVAQEELLSWGKVQLVQQLRRAEADKVAALVQRGRLIQEVNRQLEGHLLEVRQLKAANQRLRDENQELRHLCCFLDEERLKARRLARQWQGFGRHAARVMREDVGGYLRKLAELEQLQGALAQDNRDLQELCLLALDAAAQGNPGQGPGASPAGSSDLNLPCGPRDLGDGSSSAGSVGSPDPLQLACSPED, encoded by the coding sequence ATGAGCACGGGAGACCTCTCGCTCTCTGGGACGACGGGCGCAGCAGACGGTGAGACGCTGCCGCCGGACCTGGGCCGGGTGGCCCAGGAGGAGCTGCTGAGCTGGGGCAAAGTGCAGCTGGTGCAGCAGCTCCGCCGCGCCGAGGCGGACAAGGTGGCGGCGCTGGTGCAGCGGGGCCGGCTGATCCAGGAGGTGAACCGGCAGCTTGAGGGCCACCTGCTGGAGGTGCGCCAACTCAAGGCCGCCAACCAGCGCCTGCGGGACGAGAACCAGGAGCTGCGGCACCTCTGCTGCTTCCTGGACGAGGAGCGGCTGAAGGCGCGGCGCCTGGCCCGCCAGTGGCAGGGCTTCGGGCGCCACGCTGCGCGGGTGATGCGGGAGGACGTGGGCGGCTACCTGCGCAAGCTGGCCGAGCTGGAGCAGCTGCAGGGGGCCCTGGCCCAGGACAACCGGGACCTGCAGGAGCTGTGCCTCCTGGCGCTGGACGCGGCCGCCCAGGGGAACCCCGGCCAGGGCCCCGGCGCCAGCCCGGCCGGCTCGTCCGACCTCAACCTCCCCTGCGGGCCCCGGGACCTGGGCGACGGCAGCTCCAGCGCCGGCAGCGTGGGCAGCCCCGACCCACTGCAGCTGGCCTGCTCACCCGAGGATTAG